A portion of the Streptomyces erythrochromogenes genome contains these proteins:
- a CDS encoding daunorubicin resistance protein DrrA family ABC transporter ATP-binding protein — protein sequence MALAISVEGVHKRYGDKQALAGLDLEVAPGTVHAVLGPNGAGKTTAVRIMSTLLRHDEGVVRVAGHDVRKDPAAVRSRIGLLGQHAALDEELAGRQNLEMFGRLHHLGARRAGRRADELLERFGLADTGRKAVKQYSGGMRRRLDLAASLITDPQVLFLDEPTTGLDPRGRAEVWSAVRSLVGGGTTVLLTTQYLEEADQLADRIALIDGGRVAAEGTADELKALVGADRIVVVLRDAARLAEAARLLPDPTVDPDTLTLSFPVADRMAGLARTLRTLEEAGVEAADLAVRRPTLDEVFLHLTDREEVAA from the coding sequence GTGGCTTTGGCGATCTCCGTCGAAGGTGTCCACAAACGCTACGGCGACAAGCAGGCCCTGGCCGGGCTCGACCTGGAGGTGGCGCCCGGCACCGTGCACGCGGTGCTCGGCCCCAACGGCGCCGGCAAGACCACGGCCGTGCGGATCATGAGCACCCTGCTCCGCCACGACGAGGGGGTGGTCCGGGTGGCGGGCCACGACGTGCGCAAGGACCCGGCGGCCGTCCGCTCGCGGATCGGGCTGCTCGGCCAGCACGCCGCGCTCGACGAGGAACTGGCCGGCCGGCAGAACCTGGAGATGTTCGGCCGCCTCCACCACCTGGGCGCCCGCCGGGCCGGACGGCGCGCCGACGAACTGCTGGAGCGCTTCGGCCTCGCGGACACCGGCCGCAAGGCGGTCAAGCAGTACAGCGGCGGCATGCGGCGCCGCCTCGACCTCGCCGCCTCCCTGATCACCGACCCGCAGGTGCTCTTCCTGGACGAGCCGACCACCGGCCTCGACCCGCGCGGCCGCGCCGAGGTGTGGAGCGCGGTCCGCTCCCTGGTCGGCGGCGGCACCACCGTCCTGCTCACCACGCAGTACCTGGAGGAGGCCGACCAGCTGGCCGACCGGATCGCCCTGATCGACGGCGGCCGGGTCGCGGCCGAGGGCACGGCCGACGAACTGAAGGCCCTGGTCGGGGCGGACCGGATCGTCGTCGTCCTGCGGGACGCCGCCCGGCTGGCGGAGGCCGCGCGGCTGCTGCCCGACCCCACCGTCGACCCCGACACCCTGACCCTGAGCTTCCCGGTGGCGGACCGCATGGCGGGCCTGGCCCGGACCCTGCGGACGCTGGAGGAGGCGGGCGTCGAGGCCGCCGACCTCGCCGTCCGGCGCCCCACGCTGGACGAGGTCTTCCTGCACCTGACCGACCGCGAGGAGGTGGCCGCATGA
- a CDS encoding PadR family transcriptional regulator, giving the protein MSAIRLLVLGAVRQHGRAHGYQVRNDLEYWGAHEWSNTKPGSIYHALKQMAKQGVLHAHEVAPSAAGGPPRTEYEVTDAGREEYFRLLREALAAYDQKTDVLSAAIGFMVDLPREDVLGLLRERLAKLAGWRSSVTDYYTPEGGPEELGHIGEIMHMWVHSADAEAEWTRGLIARIEGGAYSFAGEGGEPFVGVLAEGQENPYA; this is encoded by the coding sequence ATGTCAGCGATCCGGCTTCTTGTCCTCGGTGCCGTCCGCCAGCACGGGCGGGCCCACGGTTACCAGGTGCGCAACGACCTGGAGTACTGGGGCGCCCACGAGTGGTCGAACACCAAGCCGGGATCGATCTACCACGCGCTCAAGCAGATGGCGAAGCAGGGCGTCCTGCACGCCCACGAGGTGGCGCCGAGCGCGGCGGGCGGACCGCCGCGCACCGAGTACGAGGTGACGGACGCCGGCCGGGAGGAGTACTTCAGGCTGCTGCGCGAGGCGCTCGCGGCGTACGACCAGAAGACGGACGTGCTGTCGGCGGCGATCGGCTTCATGGTCGACCTCCCGCGCGAGGACGTGCTCGGGCTGCTCCGGGAGCGGCTGGCGAAGCTTGCGGGGTGGCGGTCGTCGGTGACCGACTACTACACGCCGGAGGGCGGCCCGGAGGAGCTGGGCCACATCGGCGAGATCATGCACATGTGGGTCCATTCCGCGGACGCTGAGGCGGAGTGGACGCGGGGGCTGATCGCCCGGATCGAAGGGGGCGCGTACTCCTTCGCGGGCGAGGGCGGCGAACCGTTCGTGGGGGTGTTGGCGGAGGGCCAGGAGAACCCCTACGCCTAA
- a CDS encoding DinB family protein, whose protein sequence is MAQISTEVLGDERGTLLAFVEAQRTAIREALLGLDEEQAASRPSASELSLSGLLKHVAEVELNWLRLAQQRPNERLRDEASYGDSFRLVDGESIPSVLAFWDGVRQETEAFVAAVASLDMTFPLPPAPWFPKDAKVSIRWMLLHLVEEFARHAGHADIVRESIDGTKAMG, encoded by the coding sequence ATGGCCCAGATTTCCACCGAGGTCCTCGGCGACGAGCGCGGCACGCTCCTCGCCTTCGTCGAGGCCCAGCGCACGGCGATCCGCGAGGCGCTCCTCGGGCTCGACGAGGAGCAGGCGGCGAGCCGCCCGAGCGCCAGCGAGCTCAGCCTGTCCGGGCTGCTGAAGCACGTGGCGGAGGTCGAGCTGAACTGGCTGCGGCTGGCGCAGCAGCGGCCGAACGAGCGGCTGCGCGACGAGGCGAGCTACGGCGACAGCTTCCGCCTCGTCGACGGCGAGTCCATCCCGTCCGTGCTGGCCTTCTGGGACGGGGTCCGACAGGAGACGGAGGCCTTCGTCGCCGCCGTGGCGAGCCTGGACATGACGTTCCCGCTGCCGCCGGCGCCGTGGTTCCCCAAGGACGCAAAGGTCTCGATCCGCTGGATGCTGCTGCACCTGGTGGAGGAGTTCGCCCGGCACGCGGGCCACGCGGACATCGTCCGCGAATCCATCGACGGCACCAAGGCGATGGGCTAG
- the mrdA gene encoding penicillin-binding protein 2, translating to MSNIPETGRTPRVQNRLVVIQVVVFSLLLTLGGRLWYLQIRNGTEYTDEAKNNHVQQVVQPAVRGSILDSRGVPLADNATHLVVSASRTELLTMKDKGKSVLTRLAGVLGMDPQEVIDKVRLCDSKTKQPCWNGSPYQPIPVSDEATTEQALQIREHPEDFPGITAEATALRRYAAPDQANTSQVLGYLSPVTDEEIAKAKKTDSPYLRSDQVGRSGLERTYDKDLRGKAGITRYEVDNLGRVIGQGQTDPAQPGSNVVTSIDSRVQAVAERELNNAMIDARKVHDKNTGRNYEADSGAVVVMETKTGRIVAMASNPTYDPNAWVGGISAKDYASLTDKESNYPLLNRAIQGQAAPGSIFKVVTSTAAVNAGYPFNNRYPCPSSYSVGNQTFTNFESQGHGDITIGRALEVSCDTVYYLIADQEWKKDGGIKPKKDPNDWFFKTAHDFGLGKRTGVDLPNEVPGRIPDRKWKQDFFDANKDAWCRDGKKNGSFAEKIAYENCRQGNQLREGDAINYSIGQGDTLVTPLQMTSVYAAIANGGTLHQPSVGKAIVSADGTSVKEIAPKEAGKLPMDARTRDNIDKALAGVATDGSAAWRFGGWPQKQIPMHAKTGTAEVQGKQTTSWFASYTEDYAIVMTISQGGTGSGASGPAVRKIYEAMYGLDPTGKQDLTKALLPKPATALPAIRPDDQVSPNGTAN from the coding sequence TTGAGCAACATACCGGAGACCGGCCGGACCCCTCGGGTCCAGAACCGGCTCGTCGTCATCCAGGTCGTGGTCTTCTCCCTCCTGCTCACGCTGGGCGGACGGCTGTGGTACCTCCAGATCCGCAACGGCACGGAATACACGGACGAGGCGAAGAACAACCACGTCCAGCAGGTGGTCCAGCCGGCCGTGCGCGGCTCGATCCTCGACTCGCGCGGGGTCCCGCTCGCCGACAACGCCACCCACCTGGTGGTCTCCGCCAGCCGTACCGAGCTGCTGACCATGAAGGACAAGGGCAAGTCCGTCCTGACCCGGCTCGCCGGTGTCCTCGGCATGGACCCCCAGGAGGTCATCGACAAGGTCCGGCTCTGCGACTCCAAGACCAAGCAGCCCTGCTGGAACGGCTCCCCCTACCAGCCGATCCCGGTCAGCGACGAGGCGACCACGGAGCAGGCCCTGCAGATCCGTGAGCACCCCGAGGACTTCCCGGGCATCACGGCCGAGGCGACCGCGCTGCGCCGCTACGCCGCCCCGGACCAGGCCAACACCTCCCAGGTGCTGGGATACCTCTCCCCGGTCACCGACGAGGAGATCGCCAAGGCGAAGAAGACCGACTCCCCGTACCTGCGCTCCGACCAGGTGGGCCGCTCCGGGCTGGAGCGCACCTACGACAAGGACCTGCGGGGCAAGGCCGGCATCACCCGCTACGAGGTGGACAACCTCGGCCGCGTCATCGGGCAGGGCCAGACCGACCCGGCGCAGCCCGGCTCGAACGTCGTGACCTCGATCGACTCCCGCGTGCAGGCGGTCGCCGAGCGCGAGCTGAACAACGCGATGATCGACGCCCGAAAGGTGCACGACAAGAACACCGGCCGCAACTACGAGGCCGACTCGGGCGCGGTCGTGGTGATGGAGACCAAGACGGGCCGGATCGTGGCGATGGCCTCGAACCCGACCTACGACCCCAACGCGTGGGTGGGCGGCATCTCCGCGAAGGACTACGCCTCCCTCACCGACAAGGAGTCCAACTACCCGCTGCTGAACCGGGCGATCCAGGGGCAGGCGGCGCCGGGCTCCATCTTCAAGGTGGTCACCTCGACCGCCGCGGTCAACGCCGGCTACCCCTTCAACAACCGCTACCCCTGCCCCAGCTCGTACTCGGTGGGCAACCAGACCTTCACGAACTTCGAGTCGCAGGGCCACGGCGACATCACCATCGGCCGGGCCCTGGAGGTCTCCTGCGACACGGTCTACTACCTGATCGCCGACCAGGAATGGAAGAAGGACGGGGGCATCAAGCCGAAGAAGGACCCGAACGACTGGTTCTTCAAGACGGCGCACGACTTCGGTCTGGGCAAGCGCACCGGCGTCGACCTGCCCAACGAGGTGCCCGGCCGGATCCCCGACCGGAAGTGGAAGCAGGACTTCTTCGACGCCAACAAGGACGCCTGGTGCCGGGACGGCAAGAAGAACGGCAGCTTCGCCGAGAAGATCGCCTACGAGAACTGCCGCCAGGGCAACCAGCTGCGCGAGGGTGACGCGATCAACTACTCGATCGGACAGGGCGACACCCTCGTCACCCCGCTGCAGATGACGTCCGTCTACGCGGCCATCGCCAACGGCGGCACCCTGCACCAGCCGAGCGTCGGCAAGGCGATCGTCAGCGCCGACGGGACGTCGGTGAAGGAGATCGCCCCCAAGGAGGCGGGCAAGCTCCCGATGGACGCCAGGACGCGCGACAACATCGACAAGGCCCTCGCCGGCGTGGCCACCGACGGCAGCGCCGCCTGGCGCTTCGGAGGCTGGCCGCAGAAGCAGATCCCGATGCACGCCAAGACCGGCACGGCCGAGGTCCAGGGCAAGCAGACCACCTCGTGGTTCGCCTCGTACACCGAGGACTACGCGATCGTCATGACGATCTCCCAGGGCGGCACCGGCTCCGGGGCCTCCGGGCCGGCCGTCCGCAAGATCTACGAGGCGATGTACGGGCTCGACCCGACGGGCAAGCAGGACCTCACCAAGGCCCTGCTGCCGAAGCCCGCCACCGCGCTGCCCGCGATCCGGCCGGACGATCAAGTCTCGCCGAACGGAACGGCCAACTAG
- a CDS encoding aldehyde dehydrogenase family protein, which translates to MSIFSDLAHQYIDGEWLAGNGSWDIIDVNPYNGEKLAAITVATVEQVDQAYRGAERAQREWAATSPYVRRAVLERALRITEEREKEIVEAMIDELGGTRPKAEYEVHLAMEFIRESLQLAVRPEGRILPSPVEGKENRVQRLPVGVVTVISPFNFPFLVTLKSVAPALALGNAVVVKPNQNAPVVGGGVIAKIFEDAGLPAGLLNVLVTDIAEIGDALLTHPVPKVISFAGSDRVGRHVGAVAARHFKRTVLELSGNSALVVLDDADLDYAVDAAVFSRFVYQGQVCMAANRILVDASVAEEFTEKFTARVRSLKTGDPHEADTHIGPLINSFQADALTALVDQAVESGAQALVRGSTRGNLVEPTVLAGIPEDSPLLGQEIFGPVALLVVFDGEDEAVRLANATPYGLSGAVHTRDVERGVRFAQRIETGMIHVNDSTIGDEPLAAFGGEKASGLGRLNGEATVEAFTTQKWISVQHGRTAFPF; encoded by the coding sequence ATGTCCATATTCAGCGACCTCGCTCACCAGTACATCGACGGCGAATGGCTGGCCGGCAACGGTTCGTGGGACATCATCGACGTCAACCCGTACAACGGGGAGAAGCTCGCGGCCATCACCGTGGCCACGGTCGAGCAGGTGGACCAGGCCTACCGCGGCGCCGAGCGCGCCCAGCGGGAGTGGGCCGCCACCAGCCCGTACGTCAGACGCGCGGTGCTGGAGCGCGCCCTGCGGATCACCGAGGAGCGCGAGAAGGAGATCGTCGAGGCGATGATCGACGAGCTCGGCGGGACCCGCCCCAAGGCCGAGTACGAGGTCCACCTCGCGATGGAGTTCATCCGCGAGTCGCTGCAGCTGGCCGTCCGCCCCGAGGGCCGCATCCTGCCCTCGCCGGTCGAGGGCAAGGAGAACCGGGTCCAGCGGCTGCCCGTCGGCGTCGTCACCGTGATCAGCCCCTTCAACTTCCCCTTCCTGGTCACCCTGAAGTCGGTCGCGCCGGCCCTGGCCCTGGGCAACGCGGTCGTCGTGAAGCCCAACCAGAACGCCCCCGTCGTGGGCGGCGGGGTGATAGCCAAGATCTTCGAGGACGCGGGACTCCCGGCCGGCCTGCTGAACGTGCTGGTCACCGACATCGCCGAGATAGGCGACGCGCTCCTGACGCACCCCGTCCCCAAAGTGATCTCCTTCGCCGGGTCGGACCGGGTCGGCCGGCACGTCGGCGCGGTCGCCGCCCGCCACTTCAAGCGCACGGTCCTGGAGCTCAGCGGCAACAGCGCGCTCGTCGTCCTCGACGACGCCGACCTCGACTACGCGGTGGACGCGGCCGTCTTCAGCCGCTTCGTCTACCAGGGCCAGGTCTGCATGGCCGCCAACCGGATCCTGGTCGACGCTTCCGTCGCCGAGGAGTTCACCGAGAAGTTCACCGCCCGCGTACGGAGCCTGAAGACGGGCGACCCGCACGAGGCCGACACCCACATCGGCCCGCTGATCAACTCCTTCCAGGCCGACGCCCTCACCGCGCTCGTGGACCAGGCCGTGGAATCCGGCGCGCAGGCACTCGTCCGGGGGTCTACGCGCGGCAACCTGGTCGAGCCGACGGTGCTCGCCGGGATCCCCGAGGACTCCCCGCTGCTGGGCCAGGAGATCTTCGGACCGGTGGCCCTGCTGGTGGTCTTCGACGGCGAGGACGAGGCCGTACGGCTGGCCAACGCGACCCCGTACGGGCTCAGCGGCGCCGTGCACACCCGGGACGTGGAGCGTGGCGTCCGCTTCGCCCAGCGGATCGAGACGGGGATGATCCACGTCAACGACTCCACGATCGGGGACGAGCCGCTGGCCGCCTTCGGCGGGGAGAAGGCCTCGGGTCTGGGCCGGCTCAACGGCGAGGCCACGGTCGAGGCGTTCACCACCCAGAAGTGGATCTCCGTACAGCACGGGCGGACGGCCTTCCCGTTCTGA
- a CDS encoding helix-turn-helix domain-containing protein — protein MGRAVLVTAEASGSVVRRILLGSQLRRLRESRGITREAAGYSIRASESKISRLELGRVSFKARDVEDLLTLYGVTDSTERESLLGLVREANATGWWHSYGDVLPGWFQTYIGLEGAASLIRIYEVQFVHGLLQTEAYAHAVVSRGMPGATAAEIDRRVALRLERQKVLVSESAPVFHAVLDEAALRRPYGDRDVMRGQLEHLIEVSQRPNVQLQVMPFSFGGHAGESGAFTLLRFPESDLQDIVYLEQLTSALYLDKDEEVGQYERAMERLQADCPDADRTRDLLRGLLQLS, from the coding sequence ATGGGGAGGGCAGTACTAGTGACCGCAGAAGCAAGCGGTTCTGTGGTGCGCCGCATCCTCCTGGGCTCCCAGCTCAGGCGACTCCGAGAATCCCGCGGCATCACCCGTGAGGCGGCCGGCTACTCGATCCGCGCATCCGAATCGAAGATCAGCCGCTTGGAGTTGGGAAGGGTGAGCTTCAAGGCACGGGACGTGGAGGACCTCCTCACGCTCTACGGAGTCACGGACAGCACCGAGCGCGAGTCCCTGCTGGGACTGGTCCGCGAGGCCAACGCGACCGGCTGGTGGCACAGTTACGGCGACGTGCTGCCGGGCTGGTTCCAGACGTACATCGGGCTGGAGGGCGCCGCGTCGCTCATCCGGATCTATGAGGTGCAGTTCGTCCACGGCCTGTTGCAGACCGAGGCCTACGCCCACGCGGTCGTCAGCCGCGGCATGCCCGGCGCCACCGCCGCCGAGATCGACCGCCGCGTCGCGCTGCGCCTGGAGCGACAGAAGGTGCTCGTCTCCGAGAGCGCGCCCGTCTTCCACGCCGTCCTCGACGAGGCCGCGCTGCGCCGCCCGTACGGCGACCGCGACGTCATGCGCGGTCAGCTGGAGCACCTCATCGAGGTCTCGCAGCGGCCCAACGTGCAGCTCCAGGTGATGCCCTTCTCCTTCGGCGGGCACGCGGGCGAGAGCGGAGCCTTCACCCTGCTGCGCTTCCCCGAGTCCGACCTGCAGGACATCGTCTATCTGGAACAGCTCACCAGTGCCCTCTACCTGGACAAGGACGAGGAAGTGGGGCAGTACGAGCGGGCGATGGAACGCCTCCAGGCGGACTGCCCCGATGCCGACCGGACCAGGGATCTTCTCCGCGGCCTACTCCAACTGTCTTGA
- a CDS encoding ATP-binding protein — MGTNGSTMLEPLRQGLPPVDPTAVSGSASCALPARFDAVRGARTFTRSTLSQWGLDERFDDVALVVSELVTNALRHALPEDSRGPGAEPEPPVRLHLMRWSTRLVCAVRDPSEDRPGGAFSPERTEENFDLESGRGLFLVDSYSDSWGWHPLAGRLTGKVVWALFLLHD; from the coding sequence ATGGGGACGAATGGATCGACCATGCTCGAGCCGTTACGGCAGGGGCTTCCCCCGGTCGACCCCACGGCTGTCTCCGGGTCCGCCTCATGCGCTCTGCCCGCACGGTTCGATGCGGTGCGGGGCGCGCGCACTTTCACCCGCTCGACGCTGTCCCAGTGGGGCCTCGACGAACGCTTCGACGATGTGGCGCTGGTCGTTTCCGAGCTCGTCACCAACGCCCTGCGCCACGCCCTGCCCGAGGATTCGAGGGGGCCCGGCGCCGAACCGGAGCCGCCGGTGCGGCTGCACCTGATGCGGTGGAGCACCCGGCTGGTGTGCGCGGTGCGCGACCCCAGCGAGGACCGGCCCGGCGGGGCGTTCTCGCCGGAGCGGACCGAGGAGAACTTCGACCTGGAGTCCGGGCGCGGGCTGTTCCTGGTGGACTCGTACAGCGACAGCTGGGGCTGGCACCCGCTCGCGGGACGGCTGACCGGCAAGGTGGTCTGGGCGCTGTTCCTGCTCCACGACTGA
- a CDS encoding DUF397 domain-containing protein: MDHAYNGMAAAELASLFELTWQKSRHSNSQGSCVEFAKLPGGDVAMRNSRFPDGPALVYTPAEIEALLLGVKDGEFDHLIG, translated from the coding sequence GTGGACCACGCGTACAACGGGATGGCAGCTGCAGAACTCGCTTCCTTGTTTGAGCTGACGTGGCAGAAGAGCAGACACAGCAACTCGCAGGGTTCCTGCGTGGAGTTCGCGAAGCTGCCGGGAGGCGACGTCGCCATGCGCAATTCGCGCTTCCCGGACGGTCCGGCGCTCGTCTATACGCCGGCCGAGATAGAAGCCCTGCTCCTGGGCGTCAAGGACGGCGAGTTCGATCACCTGATCGGCTGA
- a CDS encoding DUF2786 domain-containing protein — translation MTDLAETVDRAFAGALYAQDDAGLDTGASLLVADSRRWSGVGRELLARGEAYVRQGWERGWQPADVLRLVRRDLDERHLRITGDLIAAEARRYAKLPERWTTAEVWWKGDEEYADGLARRERADRFTLATAFLEVLRLLIRLPSIEPVGPLPGDPVDALAEHAHIEPRMLGRIRALLAKAEATTYPDEAEALSAKAQELMARHTVDEALLAASGKGPAQVPAACRIGVEPPYEEAKAVLLDAVATANRCRAVWNSGFEFSTVVGFESDLEAVELLYTSLLVQGTAAMTRAEAAQRSGGRKRTKTFRQSFLLAYASRLGHRLAETAEHTATEAPDNLPALVARDVAVTSRAEEMFPRTTTTRLRGATDHAGWEDGTAAADRAHMGGRRRPLPKS, via the coding sequence GTGACAGACCTTGCCGAGACCGTCGACCGAGCCTTCGCCGGAGCCCTCTACGCCCAGGACGACGCCGGGCTGGACACCGGGGCCTCGCTGCTCGTCGCCGATTCCCGGCGCTGGTCCGGAGTGGGCCGTGAGCTGCTGGCGCGCGGGGAGGCGTACGTACGGCAGGGCTGGGAGCGGGGCTGGCAGCCGGCCGACGTGCTGCGGCTGGTCCGCCGGGACCTCGACGAGCGGCACCTGCGGATCACCGGGGACCTGATCGCCGCCGAGGCGCGCCGCTACGCCAAGCTCCCGGAGCGCTGGACCACCGCCGAGGTGTGGTGGAAGGGCGACGAGGAGTACGCCGACGGGCTCGCGCGGCGGGAGCGGGCCGACCGGTTCACGCTGGCCACTGCCTTCCTTGAGGTGCTGCGGCTGCTGATCCGGCTGCCGTCGATCGAGCCGGTGGGTCCGCTGCCCGGCGACCCGGTCGACGCCCTCGCGGAGCACGCACACATCGAGCCCCGCATGCTGGGCCGGATCCGGGCCCTGCTCGCCAAGGCCGAGGCGACCACCTACCCGGACGAGGCCGAGGCGCTCAGCGCGAAGGCCCAGGAGCTGATGGCCCGGCACACCGTGGACGAGGCCCTGCTCGCGGCCAGCGGCAAGGGCCCCGCCCAGGTGCCCGCGGCCTGCCGGATCGGTGTCGAGCCGCCGTACGAGGAGGCGAAGGCGGTCCTGCTCGACGCGGTGGCCACCGCCAACCGCTGCCGGGCGGTGTGGAACAGCGGCTTCGAGTTCTCCACGGTGGTCGGCTTCGAGAGCGACCTGGAGGCGGTGGAGCTGCTCTACACCTCGCTCCTCGTGCAGGGAACGGCCGCGATGACCCGCGCGGAGGCCGCGCAGCGATCGGGAGGGCGCAAGCGGACCAAGACCTTCCGCCAGTCCTTCCTGCTGGCCTACGCCAGCCGGCTCGGCCACCGGCTCGCCGAGACCGCCGAGCACACCGCGACGGAGGCCCCGGACAACCTCCCGGCCCTGGTGGCGCGCGACGTGGCGGTCACCTCCCGGGCCGAGGAGATGTTCCCGCGGACCACCACCACCCGGCTGCGCGGCGCCACCGACCACGCGGGCTGGGAGGACGGCACGGCGGCCGCCGACCGGGCCCACATGGGCGGCCGCCGCCGCCCGCTCCCCAAGTCCTAG
- a CDS encoding bifunctional 3'-5' exonuclease/DNA polymerase gives MSDRTPRWALAEDGDGWWHAAPVHPADGVRMRVRDPADAIRSAPPGTRWVWRSTAAVYPRLLAAGVRVERCHDIEAAELLLLGHEGRSGEPRSAAAAWARLNNAPVPPDPPQRAADPRAQDSLFDPQPAPVSLEALLAVHADQAKRQGATAHPDRMRLLVAAESAAFLVAAEMNRAGLPWRADVHRALLTELLGERYAGGGEPRRLAELADRVSAAFGRRVRPDLPAEVVRAFAKDGIKLKSTRRWEIQELDHPAVEPLIEYKKLYRIYTAHGWSWLADWVHEGRFRPEFIPGGTLTGRWVTNGGGALQIPKVIRRAVVADPGWRLVVADADQMEPRVLAAISRDPAFMEVAGRPEDLYTAVSRQGFSGDREKAKLAVLGAVYGQTSGDGLKNLAALRRRFPRAVAYVDDAAKAGEEGRLVRTWLGRTCPPPAGSGEEEAGDGGVDPGEGEPDGGAGPRQDREDAWTPGYASTNTRARGRFTRNFVVQGSAADWALLLLAALRQATAGMRAELVFFQHDEVIVHCPAEEAGDVAEAIRAAGERAGRIAFGDTPVRFPFTTAVVECYADAK, from the coding sequence ATGAGCGACCGCACTCCCCGGTGGGCCCTCGCCGAGGACGGCGACGGGTGGTGGCACGCCGCACCCGTACACCCCGCCGACGGAGTCCGGATGCGCGTCCGCGACCCCGCCGACGCCATCCGCTCCGCCCCGCCCGGCACCCGCTGGGTCTGGCGGTCCACCGCCGCCGTGTACCCGCGCCTGCTCGCGGCCGGCGTCCGCGTCGAGCGGTGCCACGACATCGAGGCCGCCGAGCTGCTGCTCCTCGGCCACGAGGGCCGCTCCGGCGAGCCCCGCTCGGCCGCCGCCGCCTGGGCCCGGCTGAACAACGCCCCCGTGCCGCCGGATCCGCCGCAGCGCGCCGCCGACCCCCGCGCCCAGGACTCCCTCTTCGACCCGCAGCCCGCCCCGGTCTCCCTGGAGGCCCTGCTCGCCGTCCACGCCGACCAGGCGAAACGGCAGGGTGCCACCGCCCACCCCGACCGGATGCGGCTGCTCGTCGCCGCCGAGTCCGCGGCCTTCCTCGTCGCCGCCGAGATGAACCGCGCCGGTCTGCCCTGGCGGGCCGACGTGCACCGGGCCCTGCTGACCGAGCTGCTCGGCGAGCGGTACGCGGGCGGCGGGGAGCCCCGGCGCCTCGCCGAGCTGGCCGACCGCGTTTCGGCGGCCTTCGGCCGGCGCGTACGCCCCGACCTGCCCGCCGAGGTCGTCCGGGCCTTCGCCAAGGACGGGATCAAGCTGAAGTCCACCCGCCGCTGGGAGATCCAGGAACTGGACCACCCCGCCGTGGAACCGCTGATCGAGTACAAGAAGCTGTACCGGATCTACACCGCCCACGGCTGGTCCTGGCTCGCAGACTGGGTCCACGAGGGCCGCTTCCGCCCGGAGTTCATCCCCGGCGGAACGCTCACCGGCCGCTGGGTCACCAATGGCGGCGGGGCCCTGCAGATCCCGAAGGTGATCCGCCGGGCCGTCGTCGCCGACCCGGGCTGGCGGCTCGTCGTCGCCGACGCCGACCAGATGGAGCCGCGCGTGCTCGCCGCGATCTCCCGCGATCCCGCCTTCATGGAGGTCGCCGGCCGGCCCGAGGACCTCTACACCGCCGTCTCCCGCCAGGGCTTCTCCGGCGACCGCGAGAAGGCCAAACTGGCCGTCCTCGGCGCCGTCTACGGGCAGACCTCCGGGGACGGCCTGAAGAACCTGGCAGCGCTGCGCCGCCGCTTCCCCCGGGCCGTCGCGTACGTGGACGACGCGGCGAAGGCCGGCGAGGAGGGCCGGCTCGTACGCACCTGGCTCGGCCGCACCTGCCCGCCGCCGGCCGGCTCCGGCGAGGAGGAGGCCGGGGACGGGGGCGTCGACCCGGGCGAGGGGGAACCGGACGGCGGGGCCGGGCCCCGGCAGGACCGGGAGGACGCCTGGACCCCGGGCTACGCCTCCACCAACACCCGGGCCCGCGGCCGGTTCACCCGCAACTTCGTCGTCCAGGGCAGCGCCGCCGACTGGGCACTGCTGCTGCTCGCCGCCCTGCGGCAGGCGACCGCGGGAATGCGGGCGGAGCTGGTGTTCTTCCAGCACGACGAGGTGATCGTGCACTGCCCGGCCGAGGAGGCCGGGGACGTGGCGGAGGCGATCCGCGCCGCCGGCGAACGGGCCGGCCGGATCGCCTTCGGCGACACCCCGGTCCGTTTCCCGTTCACGACGGCGGTCGTGGAGTGCTACGCGGACGCCAAGTGA
- a CDS encoding SigE family RNA polymerase sigma factor — MRQGRRDGFREFAAGRSGHLYRSACLLASGDTHLAEDLVQETLGRMYLHWGRISRIDNPAAYAQTVLVRAYLTHRRRRSAGEHPVGEFPDTGAVAAGGGDAALRMTLLGALGRLAPKDRAVLVLRYWEDRSVEETADAMNVSSAAVRTRTSRALARLREQLGGSLTAFAEL; from the coding sequence ATGCGACAGGGTCGCAGGGACGGGTTCCGTGAATTCGCGGCAGGCCGGTCGGGGCACCTGTACCGATCGGCATGTCTGCTGGCGAGCGGGGACACGCATCTCGCGGAGGACCTGGTGCAGGAGACCCTGGGTCGGATGTACCTGCACTGGGGCCGGATCTCCCGCATAGACAATCCTGCGGCGTACGCGCAGACGGTGCTGGTACGGGCCTACCTCACGCACCGGCGCCGCCGGTCTGCGGGGGAACACCCGGTCGGGGAGTTCCCCGACACGGGAGCGGTGGCCGCGGGAGGCGGTGACGCGGCGCTGCGGATGACCCTGCTGGGGGCGCTGGGTCGGCTCGCACCCAAGGACCGGGCGGTGCTGGTGCTGCGGTACTGGGAGGACCGCAGCGTCGAGGAGACCGCCGACGCGATGAACGTCAGCTCGGCGGCGGTCCGTACCCGGACCTCGCGGGCGCTGGCCCGGCTGCGGGAGCAGCTGGGCGGCAGCCTGACCGCCTTCGCGGAACTCTGA